In the Maribacter sp. MJ134 genome, one interval contains:
- a CDS encoding glycosyltransferase family 2 protein, which yields MISVLIPLYNKEHSIVKTIHSVLIQTYMDFELLIIDDGSTDNSLKVVENIKDGRIRIIAQENGGVSSARNTGIKNATYEWIAFLDADDIWHKDFLKYVTEVIHNEKEVNVITTDYETQAADGTLIKSYVSGKRDYEDFFEITNTIGFHILNMSSFCVRKSSLLESGIFSTTITHGEDMEVFEKLARKHKIFIIDKVLSYYIQDSENRASTTLPHPNKTRVYQFNSEEKLSLEEVKYQKNRILVYMHDYTVQGSFSYAIRLFRKHIGFVKISDILLYIFNRLKRKFTSGFKAFAFISMTL from the coding sequence ATGATATCCGTCCTTATTCCCCTTTATAACAAGGAGCACAGTATTGTAAAAACTATACATTCTGTATTGATTCAAACTTATATGGATTTTGAGCTATTGATTATAGATGATGGCTCCACAGATAATAGTTTAAAGGTAGTAGAAAATATTAAGGATGGCAGAATACGTATTATAGCGCAGGAGAACGGCGGTGTTTCTTCTGCAAGAAATACCGGTATAAAAAATGCTACATACGAGTGGATCGCTTTTTTAGATGCTGATGATATTTGGCATAAGGATTTTCTTAAATATGTCACTGAGGTTATTCATAATGAAAAAGAGGTAAACGTAATTACTACCGATTATGAAACGCAAGCAGCCGATGGTACGCTTATAAAGTCTTACGTTTCTGGAAAAAGGGATTACGAGGATTTTTTTGAAATTACTAATACAATCGGGTTTCATATTCTTAACATGTCTAGCTTTTGTGTACGAAAATCTAGTTTGTTGGAATCTGGTATTTTTAGTACAACGATAACCCATGGAGAAGATATGGAAGTGTTTGAAAAGCTGGCCAGAAAACATAAGATATTTATTATAGATAAAGTACTATCCTATTATATCCAAGACTCAGAGAATCGCGCATCAACAACATTGCCCCACCCAAATAAAACCCGTGTTTACCAATTCAATTCTGAAGAGAAATTATCTTTAGAAGAAGTTAAATACCAAAAGAATAGAATACTTGTTTATATGCACGATTATACGGTACAGGGTAGTTTTAGTTATGCCATAAGATTGTTTAGAAAACATATAGGGTTTGTAAAAATATCGGACATTTTACTGTATATTTTTAATAGACTAAAACGAAAATTCACCTCTGGATTTAAGGCATTTGCCTTTATTTCTATGACGCTATAA